A genomic window from Sorex araneus isolate mSorAra2 chromosome 2, mSorAra2.pri, whole genome shotgun sequence includes:
- the LOC129402174 gene encoding patr class I histocompatibility antigen, A-108 alpha chain-like: protein MWQLRPLLLLLSGALDLTQTRAGPHSLRYFHTAVSRPGGEPRFIQVGYVDDTQFVRFDSDSASPRMEPRAPWVEQEGPEYWERETRNAKGSAQTYRVGLNTLRGYYNQSEADSHTLQEMYGCNVGSDGRLLRGYSQDAYDGADYLALNEDLRSWTAAAGTQAWRTQRKWEQEGGAEYERNYLENLCVPWLLRYLEHGKDTLLRAEAPRSHITHHPFSDQEVTLRCWALGFYPAEITLTWQRDGEDLTQDTELVETRPSGDGTFQKWAAVLVPSGEEQRYTCRVQHQGLPEPVTLRWEPPSQPTILTVGIIVGLAVLGAVVTGAVVAAVISRRKRSGGKEGQYTQSANSDSAKGSDESLSNPRV, encoded by the exons gcccccactccctgcggtATTTCCACACCGCCGTgtcccggcccggcggggagccCCGCTTCATCCAAGTCGGCTACGTGGACGACACGCAGTTCGTGCGCTTCGACAGCGACTCGGCGAGTCCGAGGATGGAGCCGCGGGCGCcgtgggtggagcaggagggacccgagtacTGGGAGCGGGAGACGCGGAACGCCAAGGGCTCCGCACAGACTTACCGAGTGGGCTTGAACACCCTGCGCGGCTACTACAACCAGAGCGAGGCGG ACTCTCACACCCTCCAGGAGATGTACGGCTGCAACGTGGGGTCCGACGGGCGCCTCCTGCGCGGGTACAGTCAAGACGCCTACGACGGCGCCGACTACCTCGCCCTGAACGAGGACCTGCGctcctggacggcggcggcgggcacgcaggcttggagaacccagcgcaAGTGGGAGCAGGAGGGTGGGGCTGAGTATGAGAGGAACTACCTGGAGAACCTCTGCGTGCCTTGGCTCCTCAGATACTTGGAGCACGGGAAGGACACGCTGCTGCGCGCAG aagcccccagaagccacatcacccaccaccccttctctgaccaggaggtcaccctgaggtgctgggccctgggcttctaccctgccgagatcaccctgacctggcagcgtgatggggaggacctgacccaggacacagagctggtggagacTAGGCCGTCAGGGGATGGAACTTTCCAGAAGTGGGCGGCTGTGCtggtgccttctggagaggagcagagatacacgtgccgtgtgcagcaccaggggctgccggagcctgtcaccctgagatggg agcccccttctcagcccaccatCCTCACTGTGGGCATCATTGTCGGCCTGGCTGTCCTCGGGGCTGTGGTCACtggagctgtggtggcagctgtgatcagcaggaggaagcgctcag GTGGGAAAGAAGGACAGTACACTCAGTCTGCAA ACAGCGACAGTGCCAAGGGCTCTGATGAGTCTCTCTCAAACCCTAGAG tgtGA